A single Brachybacterium sillae DNA region contains:
- a CDS encoding NAD(P)H-quinone dehydrogenase: MTDLSTDLPPDPDRITRREDRVRVVIIGGGPGGYEAALTAARLGAEVSLIEERGLGGAAVLTDVVPSKTLIATAEVLDVVARSGALGIRDADSAAAPTSGALTVDLAAVNARVRRLAQAQSDDIRAALERAGVRVITGRGRLAGPNTVEVVDPDGSVGGRLTADVGLIAVGARPRELPTARPDGRRILTWTQVYDLTELPEHLIVVGSGVTGAEFASAYRALGSEVTLVSSRDQVLPGSDPDAARALEESFAERGVRVHARTRAEAARVEGDEVLVTLADGTVLRGSHLLMAVGGVPSTRGLGLEEAHVRVKPSGHIETDRVSRTNVRGLYAAGDCTGVYPLASVAAMQGRTAMYHALGEAVAPLIPNQVASAVFTSPEIATVGHSEQEVSDGHIAAEVLTLPLATNPRAKMQGVREGFVKLIVRPDSHTVLGGVVVAPRASDLIHPISLAVSQRLTAEAVARAFTVYPSVSGSTAEVARQVVGQV; this comes from the coding sequence GTGACCGATCTCAGCACTGACCTGCCCCCGGACCCTGATCGCATCACCCGCCGCGAGGACCGCGTCCGCGTCGTCATCATCGGAGGCGGCCCCGGTGGCTACGAAGCAGCGTTGACAGCGGCACGGCTGGGAGCCGAGGTGTCTTTGATCGAGGAACGCGGCCTGGGCGGCGCCGCCGTCCTCACCGATGTCGTGCCGTCGAAGACCCTCATCGCCACCGCCGAGGTGCTGGATGTGGTCGCGCGCTCCGGCGCCCTGGGGATCCGTGATGCGGATTCCGCTGCCGCCCCCACCTCCGGTGCCCTCACCGTGGATCTCGCTGCGGTCAACGCCCGCGTGCGGCGCCTCGCGCAGGCACAGTCGGACGACATCCGGGCCGCACTGGAACGCGCAGGGGTGCGGGTGATCACCGGCCGGGGCCGTCTGGCCGGCCCCAACACGGTGGAGGTCGTCGATCCGGATGGAAGCGTCGGCGGGCGGCTCACGGCCGACGTCGGCCTGATCGCCGTCGGTGCCCGCCCGCGGGAGCTGCCCACCGCCCGGCCCGACGGCCGCCGCATCCTCACCTGGACCCAGGTGTATGACCTGACGGAACTGCCCGAGCATCTGATCGTCGTCGGCTCCGGCGTGACCGGCGCCGAGTTCGCCAGCGCCTACCGGGCTCTCGGCAGTGAGGTCACGCTCGTCTCCTCCCGGGACCAGGTGCTGCCGGGCAGCGACCCGGATGCCGCCCGCGCCCTGGAGGAGTCCTTCGCCGAGCGCGGGGTGAGGGTCCACGCCCGCACCCGCGCCGAAGCCGCCCGCGTTGAGGGTGATGAGGTGCTGGTGACCCTCGCCGACGGCACCGTGCTGCGGGGCAGTCACCTGCTGATGGCCGTCGGCGGTGTGCCCTCCACCCGCGGGTTGGGCCTGGAGGAGGCCCATGTGCGGGTGAAACCCAGCGGCCACATCGAGACCGACCGGGTCTCCCGGACGAATGTGCGCGGACTCTATGCGGCCGGGGACTGCACCGGGGTGTACCCGCTGGCGTCCGTCGCAGCGATGCAGGGCCGCACCGCCATGTACCACGCCCTCGGGGAGGCCGTCGCCCCGCTGATCCCGAACCAGGTCGCCTCGGCCGTGTTCACCAGCCCGGAGATCGCCACCGTGGGGCATTCGGAGCAGGAGGTGAGCGACGGGCACATCGCCGCCGAGGTGCTCACCCTGCCGCTGGCGACGAACCCGCGGGCCAAGATGCAGGGCGTCCGCGAGGGCTTCGTGAAGCTCATCGTCCGGCCCGACTCCCACACCGTGCTCGGCGGCGTGGTGGTGGCACCCCGCGCCAGCGACCTCATTCACCCGATCTCCCTGGCCGTCAGCCAGCGCCTGACGGCGGAGGCCGTCGCCCGCGCCTTCACCGTGTACCCGTCGGTCTCCGGTTCCACGGCCGAGGTCGCCCGCCAGGTCGTCGGTCAGGTCTGA
- a CDS encoding phospho-sugar mutase translates to MSDATRPSLLSEPLRDRARAWAADDPDPVTRAALEALLTDAEGGSAAAAAEITDAFRGPLEFGTAGLRGRMGPGEHRMNLAVVSRAARGLADHLLGLLGGAGTDTAPLVVIGYDARHNSQAFAERSAAIMTAAGCRVALLDRHGPTPLVAFAVRHLGADAGVVVTASHNPPADNGYKVYLGGRAAEETGRGVQIVPPSDAQISAAIAAVGPVRQIPVASEGWELLGEDLREDYLTAISAILDPAAPRQVRIVHTAMHGVGHEIATTALARAGFSDVHPVAKQADPDPDFPTVDFPNPEEPGAIDLALELARTVEADVVVANDPDADRCAAAVLDPHLGAWRMLRGDELGVLLGSAVLERTRAGGVAQSVVSSRWLSRIAQAQGRPATTTLTGFKWIARTPGIVVGYEEAIGYCVLPEVVRDKDGLSTVLLVAELAARARAAGRTLIDDLDDLARRHGLFATDQLSIRVEDLSLIGRMMQQLRTTPPSTLAGAEVTALTDLSRGSVETTGLPPTDGVMLMTAQDDRVIVRPSGTEPKLKCYLEVVEHVAPEASMEDLTAHRERAAERLQRLTEDMRRALTLPD, encoded by the coding sequence ATGAGCGACGCGACCCGCCCGAGCCTGCTGAGCGAGCCGCTGCGGGATCGTGCCCGCGCCTGGGCCGCCGATGACCCCGACCCCGTCACCCGCGCCGCCCTGGAGGCCCTCCTGACCGACGCCGAGGGCGGATCCGCCGCCGCGGCCGCGGAGATCACGGATGCCTTCCGGGGCCCCCTCGAGTTCGGCACCGCGGGGTTGCGCGGCCGCATGGGCCCCGGGGAGCACCGCATGAACCTCGCGGTCGTCTCCCGGGCCGCCCGGGGGCTCGCCGATCACCTGCTGGGTCTACTCGGCGGCGCCGGCACGGACACCGCCCCGCTGGTGGTGATCGGGTACGACGCGCGCCACAACTCGCAGGCCTTCGCCGAGCGCTCCGCCGCGATCATGACGGCGGCGGGGTGCCGGGTGGCGCTGCTGGACCGGCACGGTCCGACACCGTTGGTGGCTTTCGCGGTGCGTCACCTCGGGGCCGACGCCGGGGTGGTCGTCACCGCCAGCCACAATCCTCCCGCCGACAACGGGTACAAGGTGTACCTCGGCGGCCGGGCCGCGGAGGAGACCGGCCGCGGCGTGCAGATCGTCCCGCCGTCGGATGCGCAGATCTCCGCAGCGATCGCCGCCGTCGGACCGGTGCGGCAGATCCCCGTCGCCTCCGAGGGCTGGGAGCTGCTCGGGGAGGACCTGCGGGAGGACTACCTCACCGCGATCAGCGCGATCCTCGACCCGGCCGCGCCACGGCAGGTGCGGATCGTGCACACCGCCATGCACGGGGTCGGCCACGAGATCGCCACCACCGCCCTGGCCCGTGCCGGGTTCAGCGACGTCCACCCGGTGGCGAAGCAGGCCGATCCCGACCCGGACTTCCCCACCGTCGACTTCCCCAACCCGGAGGAGCCCGGGGCCATCGACCTCGCCCTGGAGCTCGCCCGCACCGTCGAGGCCGACGTCGTCGTCGCCAATGACCCCGATGCGGACCGCTGCGCCGCCGCCGTCCTCGACCCCCACCTGGGGGCGTGGCGGATGCTGCGCGGTGACGAGCTCGGCGTGCTGCTGGGGTCGGCCGTGCTGGAGCGGACCCGCGCCGGTGGGGTCGCACAGTCGGTGGTCTCCAGCCGCTGGCTGAGCCGCATCGCGCAGGCCCAGGGCCGACCCGCCACCACCACGTTGACCGGGTTCAAGTGGATCGCCCGCACCCCCGGGATCGTCGTCGGGTACGAGGAGGCCATCGGCTACTGCGTGCTGCCGGAGGTCGTGCGGGACAAGGACGGGCTCTCGACGGTGCTGCTGGTGGCAGAGCTTGCGGCACGCGCCCGGGCCGCCGGTCGCACCCTCATCGACGATCTCGATGACCTGGCGCGCCGCCACGGCCTGTTCGCCACCGATCAGCTGTCAATCCGGGTCGAGGATCTCTCGCTCATCGGACGGATGATGCAGCAGCTGCGCACCACCCCGCCGTCGACCCTCGCGGGGGCCGAGGTGACGGCCCTGACCGACCTGTCCCGCGGCTCGGTGGAGACCACCGGTCTGCCGCCGACGGACGGTGTGATGCTGATGACCGCTCAGGATGACCGGGTGATCGTGCGACCCTCCGGCACCGAGCCGAAGCTCAAGTGCTACCTGGAGGTGGTGGAGCACGTCGCACCCGAGGCCTCCATGGAGGACCTCACCGCCCACCGGGAGCGCGCTGCGGAGCGGCTGCAGCGGCTCACGGAGGACATGCGTCGGGCCCTGACCCTGCCGGACTGA
- a CDS encoding purine-nucleoside phosphorylase, with translation MSLAPSILSPVDPPADPYRAAEEAAAALREAAGTDHDIALVLGSGWGGAADLLGETVWEAPADTIPGFRAPAVAGHVGTLRSIRVASTGARVLVLGSRTHFYEGHGADAVVHGVRTAAAAGCRTLVLTNGCGGLEPSWAPGTPVLIRDHLNLTGATPLRGARFVDLTDVYSPRLRQIAHEVDPQLPEGVYAQFHGPAYETPAEVRMAGVLGAHLVGMSTALEAIAAREAGMEVLGISLVTNHAAGISPQPLSHEEVLQAGRDAGPRISDLLARIVERIEVAR, from the coding sequence ATGAGCCTTGCACCGAGCATCCTGTCCCCCGTCGACCCGCCGGCGGATCCGTACCGCGCGGCCGAGGAGGCCGCCGCCGCGCTGCGCGAGGCCGCCGGCACCGACCATGACATCGCCCTCGTGCTCGGCTCCGGGTGGGGTGGCGCCGCCGACCTGCTCGGGGAGACGGTGTGGGAGGCCCCCGCCGACACCATCCCCGGGTTCCGGGCGCCCGCCGTGGCCGGCCATGTCGGCACCCTCCGGTCGATCCGTGTCGCCTCCACCGGCGCCCGGGTACTGGTGCTCGGGTCCCGCACCCACTTCTATGAGGGGCACGGGGCCGACGCCGTGGTGCACGGGGTGCGCACCGCCGCCGCGGCGGGCTGCCGCACCCTGGTGCTGACCAACGGCTGCGGCGGACTCGAGCCGTCGTGGGCTCCCGGAACGCCCGTGCTGATCCGGGACCATCTGAACCTCACCGGTGCCACCCCGCTGCGCGGCGCCCGGTTCGTGGACCTCACCGACGTGTATTCCCCGCGGCTGCGGCAGATCGCCCACGAGGTCGATCCGCAGCTGCCGGAGGGCGTGTACGCGCAGTTCCACGGCCCCGCCTACGAGACCCCCGCGGAGGTGCGGATGGCCGGGGTGCTCGGCGCGCACCTGGTGGGCATGTCCACCGCGCTGGAGGCGATCGCCGCTCGGGAGGCCGGCATGGAGGTGCTCGGGATCTCCCTGGTCACCAACCATGCGGCGGGCATCAGCCCCCAGCCCCTCAGCCACGAGGAGGTGCTGCAGGCCGGACGCGACGCCGGGCCACGGATCTCCGACCTGCTGGCGCGGATCGTCGAGCGGATCGAGGTGGCGCGATGA